In Bufo gargarizans isolate SCDJY-AF-19 chromosome 6, ASM1485885v1, whole genome shotgun sequence, a single genomic region encodes these proteins:
- the LOC122942336 gene encoding gastrula zinc finger protein XlCGF64.1-like: MAQDTYEEHIIIPQVSSALYKKDLSSGLVQQVRSSNSLQSGTQNKSHRSDEHQRLHSGKNTFLCSECGKCFKHKSALHKHERIHTGEKPFSCSECGKCFKYKSSLDIHQRIHTGEKPYSCPECEKCFTQKKLLVSHQRTHTGEKPFICSECEKCFTHKSAFLTHQTTHTGKKPYPCPECEKCFSLKSNLVHHQRIHTGEKPFICSECGKCFRHKSDRVTHQRIHTGEKPFLCSECGKYFTQKQHLVSHLRNHTGEKPFLCSECGKCFKDKSGLGKHQRLHTRETLFIC, from the coding sequence atggCTCAAGATACATATGAAGAACATATTATTATCCCACAGGTATCCTCAGCCCTTTACAAAAAAGATCTATCATCTGGTCTTGTTCAACAGGTCCGATCTTCTAATTCATTACAGTCTGGAACACAAAATAAAAGTCATAGAAGTGATGAACATCAAAGGCTTCATTCagggaaaaatacatttttatgttcagaatgtgggaagtgttttaaacATAAATCAGCTCTTCataaacatgagagaattcacacaggggagaagccattttcgtgttcagaatgtgggaaatgttttaaatatAAATCATCTCTTGATatacatcaaagaattcacacaggggagaagccatattcatgtccagaatgtgaaaaatgttttactCAGAAGAAACTCCTTGTTTCCcatcaaagaactcacacaggggagaagccatttatatgttcagaatgtgagaaatgttttacacatAAATCAGCTTTTCTTACACATCAAACAACTCACACAGGGAAGAAGCCATATCCATgtccagaatgtgagaaatgtttttctctgaagtcAAACCTTGTTCaccatcaaagaattcacacaggggaaaaaccatttatatgttcagaatgtgggaaatgttttagacatAAATCAGATCGTGTTactcatcagagaattcacacaggagagaaaccatttttatgctcagaatgtgggaaatattttactCAGAAGCAACACCTTGTTTCCCATCtaagaaatcacacaggggaaaaaccatttctatgttcagaatgtgggaaatgttttaaagatAAATCAGGTCTTGGTAAACATCAGAGACTTCACACAAGGGAGACGCTGtttatatgttaa